The following proteins are encoded in a genomic region of Enterocloster clostridioformis:
- the tsf gene encoding translation elongation factor Ts, protein MAAVTAAMVKELREMTGAGMMDCKKALAATDGDMDKAVEFLREKGLAGAAKKAGRIAAEGIVATTVAADEKKAVIVEVNAETDFVAKNEKFRTYVADVAAQALTTSAKDLDAFMEERWAKDETLSVKEALASQIAIIGENMNIRRFEQVEEANGFVASYIHAGGKIGVLVDVETDVVNDDIKDMAKNVAMQAAALKPMFTSRDEVSADYIAKETEILTAAAKNEKPDANDKIIEGMVKGRINKELKETCLLDQVYVKAEDGKQSVSQYVAAVAKANGASIKVKKFVRFETGEGLEKKNEDFAAEVAKQMGM, encoded by the coding sequence ATGGCAGCAGTAACCGCAGCAATGGTAAAAGAGTTAAGAGAGATGACCGGTGCCGGAATGATGGACTGCAAGAAAGCTCTTGCAGCTACTGACGGAGATATGGATAAGGCAGTAGAGTTCTTAAGGGAAAAGGGACTTGCCGGAGCAGCCAAGAAGGCCGGCCGTATTGCAGCAGAAGGCATCGTAGCTACAACGGTAGCTGCTGATGAGAAGAAGGCTGTTATCGTAGAGGTTAACGCTGAGACTGACTTTGTTGCCAAGAACGAGAAGTTCCGGACATATGTTGCAGATGTTGCAGCACAGGCACTTACCACTTCCGCTAAGGATTTAGACGCATTCATGGAGGAGAGATGGGCTAAGGACGAGACCTTGTCCGTAAAGGAGGCACTTGCTTCCCAGATTGCCATTATCGGCGAGAACATGAACATCCGTCGTTTTGAGCAGGTTGAGGAGGCAAATGGTTTTGTCGCATCCTACATCCATGCAGGCGGAAAGATTGGCGTTCTGGTAGACGTAGAGACAGATGTTGTCAACGATGACATTAAGGATATGGCAAAGAATGTGGCTATGCAGGCAGCAGCTTTAAAGCCAATGTTCACCAGCAGAGACGAAGTAAGCGCTGATTACATCGCAAAAGAGACAGAAATCCTTACAGCCGCAGCTAAGAATGAGAAGCCGGATGCCAACGACAAGATTATTGAGGGCATGGTAAAGGGCCGTATCAACAAAGAGCTGAAAGAAACCTGTCTGTTGGATCAGGTTTATGTAAAGGCAGAAGACGGCAAGCAGAGCGTTTCCCAGTATGTTGCAGCTGTAGCAAAGGCTAACGGCGCTTCTATCAAGGTAAAGAAGTTCGTACGTTTCGAGACCGGCGAAGGCCTGGAGAAGAAGAACGAGGACTTTGCTGCTGAGGTAGCTAAGCAGATGGGAATGTAA
- a CDS encoding tyrosine-type recombinase/integrase, translating to MIYTGMRIGEVGGLKWEDVHLEGGYIELKQALSAEYKQGKN from the coding sequence ATGATCTATACAGGAATGCGTATTGGAGAGGTAGGCGGATTGAAATGGGAGGATGTCCATCTGGAAGGCGGATATATAGAGCTGAAACAGGCACTGTCAGCAGAGTATAAGCAGGGGAAAAACTGA
- a CDS encoding tyrosine-type recombinase/integrase: protein MPFMGQVKEMFLQQKEQVDFLKRELKDRYRGKGEFEDLVFVTTMGSPLIRHNAEKTINKVVDSINTKEAYEAKREQREPVLFERVYPHALRHTFASICYAAKMDVKTTQKLMGHAKISTTMDIYTHLDETFLEDDITKFNQKEGLIKKRV from the coding sequence ATTCCTTTTATGGGCCAGGTCAAAGAGATGTTCCTTCAGCAGAAAGAGCAGGTTGATTTCCTAAAAAGAGAACTGAAGGACAGATATCGGGGAAAGGGAGAGTTTGAAGATCTGGTATTTGTTACCACCATGGGTTCCCCGCTGATCAGGCATAACGCTGAAAAAACAATCAATAAAGTGGTAGATTCCATCAATACCAAAGAAGCTTATGAAGCAAAAAGAGAACAGAGAGAACCGGTTTTGTTTGAAAGGGTTTATCCACATGCGCTGAGACATACATTTGCTTCCATTTGTTACGCTGCAAAAATGGATGTAAAGACAACACAAAAGTTAATGGGGCATGCAAAAATATCAACAACTATGGATATTTATACGCATTTAGATGAAACATTTTTGGAGGATGATATTACTAAGTTTAATCAAAAAGAGGGTTTAATCAAAAAGAGGGTTTAA
- the tnpA gene encoding IS200/IS605 family transposase: protein MSETIRKSHNVSVLMYHFVCPAKYRRVVIDEDVDRVIKETCEGIQERYEIRFLEVGTDKDHIHFLIQSVPTYSPKKIIQIVKSIIAREVFAKCPQVKKKLWGGEFWTDGYYVATVSEHGNEQIISRYVKEQGQEKNYKTIYKNVEKTKQYSIWDYM, encoded by the coding sequence ATGAGTGAAACAATACGCAAGTCACACAATGTATCAGTACTCATGTATCATTTCGTATGTCCAGCAAAATATAGAAGAGTAGTAATAGATGAAGATGTAGATAGGGTAATCAAAGAAACGTGTGAGGGAATTCAGGAAAGGTATGAAATAAGATTTTTGGAAGTAGGTACAGATAAAGACCATATACATTTTCTTATCCAGTCAGTGCCTACATATAGTCCAAAAAAAATCATCCAAATAGTGAAGAGCATCATAGCCCGGGAGGTGTTCGCGAAATGTCCACAAGTGAAGAAAAAATTGTGGGGAGGAGAATTCTGGACAGATGGCTATTACGTAGCAACGGTGAGTGAACATGGGAATGAGCAAATCATAAGTAGATATGTGAAAGAACAGGGACAGGAAAAAAATTATAAAACAATCTATAAAAACGTAGAGAAAACAAAGCAGTATAGCATATGGGATTATATGTAG
- a CDS encoding BrnT family toxin — MVFEYDEEKNRKNVQKHGISFRNAARAFFDYDRIELYDEEHSDDEDRYDTIGDISAGNLSLGANTTIGNIDRLVGTANDILFVVYTERVRTEENGIQTDITRLISARLATSFERGFYYGKYE, encoded by the coding sequence ATGGTTTTTGAGTATGATGAAGAAAAGAATCGGAAAAATGTCCAAAAGCATGGGATATCATTCAGGAATGCAGCACGTGCTTTCTTTGATTATGATCGAATCGAGCTTTATGATGAGGAACACAGCGATGATGAGGATCGTTATGATACGATAGGTGACATCTCAGCGGGAAATCTATCACTTGGTGCTAACACAACGATTGGAAATATAGATCGGCTTGTAGGAACGGCTAATGATATTTTGTTTGTTGTATATACGGAAAGAGTAAGAACAGAGGAAAATGGCATACAGACAGATATCACCAGACTTATATCAGCAAGATTAGCAACAAGCTTTGAGAGGGGATTCTATTATGGTAAATATGAATAG
- the tnpA gene encoding IS66 family insertion sequence element accessory protein TnpA has protein sequence MDISALTPDKQVKLQYWLDVIRQCRASGLTNQAWCEQHHISLKSYYYWIAKIRKLALEELPRKSHGCRPVMEQTALIPDAAPEFTEVSLHGRQDPCAAPAAVLRAGTVTVDLFEDTPRELLETILKAVRSC, from the coding sequence ATGGACATTTCCGCTTTAACTCCGGATAAACAGGTAAAACTTCAGTACTGGCTGGACGTGATCCGGCAATGCAGAGCCTCCGGTCTAACAAACCAGGCATGGTGCGAACAACATCATATCTCCCTAAAAAGCTATTACTACTGGATCGCAAAGATCCGGAAACTGGCGCTTGAAGAACTGCCCCGAAAGAGTCATGGATGCAGGCCGGTCATGGAGCAGACTGCGTTGATTCCGGATGCGGCTCCGGAATTTACGGAGGTATCCCTTCACGGCAGGCAGGATCCCTGTGCCGCTCCTGCAGCAGTACTCCGTGCCGGTACGGTGACTGTTGACCTCTTTGAAGATACGCCCCGCGAGTTGCTGGAGACCATTCTGAAAGCGGTGAGATCATGTTAG
- the tnpB gene encoding IS66 family insertion sequence element accessory protein TnpB (TnpB, as the term is used for proteins encoded by IS66 family insertion elements, is considered an accessory protein, since TnpC, encoded by a neighboring gene, is a DDE family transposase.), with protein sequence MEKIYLRTGYTDMRKQLDGLVDIIQYSFQLDPYSNSLFLFCGKRADRIKAVYYEGDGFCLFYKRYENGRLQWPRTGEEARQISHQQLRWLLEGLNPEQPKAVRSWVPPKPENPGNSL encoded by the coding sequence GTGGAAAAGATCTATCTGCGCACCGGGTACACAGATATGAGAAAACAGCTGGACGGTCTGGTGGATATCATCCAGTACAGCTTTCAGCTTGACCCTTACAGCAATTCCCTGTTCCTTTTCTGCGGGAAACGGGCGGACCGGATCAAGGCAGTCTATTATGAAGGGGACGGCTTCTGCCTGTTCTATAAGCGCTACGAAAACGGCCGCCTCCAATGGCCGCGGACGGGCGAAGAAGCCAGACAGATCTCCCACCAGCAGCTCCGCTGGCTTCTGGAGGGCCTGAACCCGGAGCAGCCAAAAGCGGTCCGCAGCTGGGTTCCCCCGAAGCCTGAAAACCCCGGGAATTCCTTATAA
- a CDS encoding IS91 family transposase, whose protein sequence is MSDYKIRQIFEQSYEAFSAPGHYQSDVQRKAARAILNCKSGRLGVNLSQCTDCGHVEVHNNSCRNRNCPNCQAVKKEIWVDKRSAEVIDSPYFHVVFTLPHELNPLIYCNQKLLYGLLHRCCAETLLELSADKKWLGATPGIIQVLHTWNQELDYHVHMHCIVSGGGLTGDGKIRKSSSKFFIRTEVLRDKFKGKYMAHLVSLYESGSLNFSSSCENLRNSYHWKEFKNKLYEMDWCPYIKKTFNGFGNVIEYLGRYIHKIAISNSRILSVTEDTVTFSARGKKPGEPKRQITLGNTEFIRRYLMHVLPSGFQKIRYYGFLNNRMKYKNLKVIFKLQNGQRFKQRYAGMSLAELLKAVWNFDICVCPECGHTAMKQLGRCHVPSS, encoded by the coding sequence ATGAGTGATTACAAAATCAGGCAGATATTTGAGCAGTCCTATGAAGCTTTCTCAGCACCGGGGCACTATCAGTCGGATGTCCAACGCAAAGCCGCCCGAGCCATCTTAAACTGCAAATCCGGAAGGCTTGGTGTCAACTTAAGTCAGTGTACCGACTGTGGGCATGTGGAAGTCCACAATAATTCCTGCCGCAACCGCAACTGCCCCAACTGTCAGGCTGTGAAGAAAGAAATCTGGGTAGATAAACGCAGTGCTGAGGTCATTGATTCACCCTATTTTCATGTAGTGTTTACACTTCCACATGAATTAAATCCCCTCATTTACTGCAACCAGAAGCTTCTGTATGGACTTCTTCACAGATGCTGCGCCGAAACACTTCTGGAATTATCTGCTGATAAGAAGTGGCTCGGGGCAACACCCGGGATTATCCAAGTACTTCATACTTGGAATCAGGAGCTGGATTACCATGTACATATGCACTGCATTGTTTCCGGCGGCGGGCTTACCGGAGATGGAAAAATCCGTAAATCCTCATCTAAGTTTTTTATCCGTACGGAGGTCCTGCGGGATAAGTTTAAGGGGAAATATATGGCACACCTTGTCTCCCTTTATGAAAGCGGCTCCCTTAACTTTTCATCCTCCTGTGAAAACCTGCGTAATTCTTACCACTGGAAGGAATTTAAAAATAAGCTTTATGAAATGGACTGGTGCCCCTACATCAAGAAAACCTTCAACGGCTTCGGCAATGTCATTGAATACCTTGGACGCTACATCCACAAAATCGCCATCTCTAACAGCAGGATCCTTTCTGTTACGGAAGATACGGTAACATTCTCTGCCCGTGGAAAAAAGCCGGGTGAACCAAAACGTCAGATTACTCTTGGCAACACGGAGTTTATACGCCGTTACCTGATGCATGTGCTGCCTTCCGGCTTTCAGAAAATACGCTATTATGGTTTTCTGAACAATCGGATGAAATATAAGAATCTGAAGGTTATCTTTAAGCTTCAGAATGGACAGCGTTTCAAGCAGCGTTACGCCGGAATGTCCCTGGCAGAGCTTTTAAAAGCAGTCTGGAATTTCGATATCTGTGTGTGTCCTGAATGTGGTCATACAGCCATGAAACAGCTGGGAAGGTGTCATGTTCCTTCTTCCTGA
- a CDS encoding tyrosine-type recombinase/integrase has protein sequence MDKYLNSFREMISLRGLTDHTLKNYCTYIRAYLDYLANVLHKSPEDVSWDELRDYIKWLQKSRDLSDRTINCAISQLRFFTMYVLHKTWDDTQLPMRKFDEYLPYVPSKQETWQFISSIPDLKQKTMVTLMYSSGLRIGEVCRLRYEDVDRKNMRLHITHSKNRNDRYAILSKAALDLLTRYWFEYGRPKGFLFPKQSGEDRPIDTFFLSRHIHAHEDRLGWERRLTCHSFRHAFGTHLYENGTDLLTIKALMGHKSLSSTTIYVHLSGNAIRNAVSPFDRLAGEYHE, from the coding sequence ATGGACAAATATTTAAATTCTTTCAGGGAAATGATTTCCCTTCGCGGTCTTACCGACCATACCCTTAAAAATTACTGTACTTACATCCGGGCGTATCTGGATTACCTCGCAAATGTTCTTCACAAATCGCCAGAAGATGTTTCCTGGGATGAACTTCGTGACTACATCAAATGGCTACAGAAATCCAGAGACCTTTCTGACCGCACCATCAACTGTGCCATTTCACAACTGCGCTTTTTCACCATGTATGTTCTTCACAAAACATGGGATGACACACAGCTTCCCATGCGTAAGTTTGACGAGTACCTTCCCTATGTTCCCTCGAAACAGGAAACATGGCAGTTTATTTCTTCCATACCTGATTTAAAGCAGAAGACTATGGTTACACTCATGTATTCCTCAGGGCTTCGTATCGGTGAAGTATGCCGTCTGCGTTACGAGGATGTTGACCGCAAAAACATGCGGCTTCACATCACACACTCCAAAAACAGGAATGACCGCTATGCCATTCTTTCTAAAGCGGCACTTGACCTGCTGACACGCTACTGGTTTGAATACGGCAGACCAAAAGGCTTTCTTTTTCCAAAGCAAAGTGGCGAGGACAGACCCATCGACACATTCTTCCTTTCAAGACACATCCATGCCCATGAGGACAGGCTCGGATGGGAACGCAGGCTTACCTGTCATTCCTTTCGTCATGCTTTTGGTACCCATCTGTATGAAAACGGAACCGACCTGCTTACCATAAAAGCGCTTATGGGACATAAATCTTTGTCTTCCACCACTATTTATGTCCATCTTTCCGGTAATGCCATCCGCAATGCCGTCAGCCCTTTTGACCGATTGGCAGGTGAATACCATGAGTGA
- the tnpC gene encoding IS66 family transposase — MQDTEQEYQKQIKELEQQVRLLREQVDFLTRKLYGTKSEKTSALEIEGQMSLFNEMESCAEPDAHEPDLVEVEKHLRKRKYAGQREKLIKDIPRSKVLHTIDESEQICERCGGTMVKVGEEFVRTEVQFIPASLKVVDHYRETYECRACRKNGTPYMEKSPVPHPPVMHSLASASTIAWLVHQKFELGIPLYRQEKEWEAMGLSLSRATMSNWLLAVCRDWLSHVVSHLRRELLKQGYLHIDETHVQVLKEPGRKNTSDSYMWVYCSTRDSKRPVRYFEYQPGRGGKYPETFLKGYTGYIHTDAYSGYNGVKGVTRCLCYTHLRRAFVDALPKDIHGPEASKPAEAVIRLNKLFEIEKELDGLPPEQKKKERLDREKPLLEAFWSWAEISSAGELPKSKLHTAFQYALNNRQEFFNYLGDGNCSISNSLAENCIRPFVIGRKNWLFAGSPKGAAASAGIYTLVETAKANGLDAMKYIKYILADMPGSRFLENPEYLDDYLPWDPMVQERCR, encoded by the coding sequence ATGCAGGATACAGAGCAGGAGTACCAAAAGCAGATCAAAGAACTGGAACAGCAGGTCCGGCTCCTTAGGGAGCAGGTTGATTTCCTTACCCGTAAACTTTATGGAACAAAATCAGAGAAGACGTCTGCCCTTGAAATAGAGGGACAGATGTCTCTTTTTAATGAAATGGAATCCTGTGCTGAGCCGGATGCCCATGAGCCGGATCTGGTGGAGGTCGAAAAACATCTGCGTAAAAGGAAATATGCCGGCCAGCGGGAAAAACTGATAAAAGACATTCCCCGCAGCAAAGTGCTCCACACGATCGATGAAAGTGAACAGATCTGTGAGAGATGCGGAGGTACCATGGTAAAAGTTGGTGAGGAGTTTGTGCGTACCGAGGTACAGTTCATCCCTGCCAGCCTCAAAGTGGTTGACCATTACCGGGAAACCTATGAATGCAGGGCATGCCGCAAAAACGGGACGCCTTATATGGAGAAATCCCCGGTGCCCCATCCTCCGGTCATGCACTCCCTTGCATCTGCTTCCACGATCGCATGGCTTGTCCATCAGAAGTTTGAACTGGGCATCCCCTTATACCGTCAGGAAAAGGAATGGGAAGCCATGGGGCTGTCTTTAAGCAGGGCAACGATGTCAAACTGGCTCCTGGCCGTCTGCCGGGACTGGCTTTCCCATGTGGTCTCCCATCTCAGACGGGAACTTCTAAAGCAGGGATATCTGCATATCGACGAGACCCACGTGCAGGTGCTGAAGGAACCAGGGAGGAAGAACACTTCGGATTCCTATATGTGGGTGTACTGCAGCACCAGGGACAGCAAACGGCCGGTCCGGTATTTTGAGTACCAGCCGGGGAGGGGTGGGAAATATCCGGAAACATTTTTAAAAGGCTATACCGGATATATCCATACGGATGCTTATTCCGGGTATAATGGGGTGAAAGGGGTTACGAGATGTCTGTGTTACACACATCTGCGCCGCGCTTTTGTGGACGCGCTGCCAAAAGACATCCATGGCCCGGAAGCCTCAAAACCTGCGGAAGCAGTCATTCGTCTGAATAAACTGTTTGAGATAGAAAAGGAACTGGACGGCCTTCCCCCGGAACAAAAGAAAAAAGAACGACTTGACCGCGAGAAGCCGCTTCTCGAGGCTTTCTGGTCGTGGGCAGAGATAAGCTCTGCCGGGGAATTGCCAAAGTCGAAGCTCCATACCGCTTTCCAGTATGCCCTGAACAACCGGCAGGAGTTCTTCAACTATCTTGGGGATGGAAACTGCTCCATCAGCAATTCCCTTGCGGAGAACTGTATCCGCCCCTTTGTGATCGGCCGGAAGAACTGGCTGTTTGCCGGAAGTCCGAAGGGTGCTGCCGCAAGTGCGGGAATCTACACCCTGGTAGAAACAGCCAAAGCCAACGGCCTGGATGCAATGAAATACATCAAGTATATCCTGGCAGATATGCCGGGGAGTAGATTTCTCGAAAATCCGGAATATCTGGATGACTATCTGCCATGGGATCCCATGGTACAGGAACGTTGCCGATAA